Proteins found in one Cricetulus griseus strain 17A/GY chromosome X, alternate assembly CriGri-PICRH-1.0, whole genome shotgun sequence genomic segment:
- the Klhl34 gene encoding kelch-like protein 34, which translates to MSYFLSYCKAHGGSLLTSYQALRAEGFLCDVTLETEGNEFPAHRSLLACSSDYFKALFKSHTQESQARVIHLQVPSAAGLQRLLDFIYTAWLPLSMDTVEDTLEAASYLQVTGALGLCGHYLERQLNPENCCFTANVAARFGLARTLGAAEHCIVRHLRELLLMGPGPSGLLELNPISMKVVLGAPDVARVAETRLLGLALAWLKQEPATQRLAHSSTLLGCIRFGLVPAGVLRRVYSGSGLNLPTRIKGLIIQALNYHTAPSRQPLLQEEQTSIRSAQTRILLVGGLRARETVTEEIVVLPEVVRNRRPAPEPEEEEEEEEEEMEEKEWELTQDVVSFDVYNHSWRRLTRLPAPLLGHSVCTMGNFLFVLGGESLSGSPSSSLADGPRSVTALVHRYDPRFHTWTEVPAMREARAYFWCGVVGDSLLAVGGLGSCGEALASVEMYDLRRDRWMAAGELPRALHGHAGAVGDHGVVYISGGKAGRGEGGTSSLRDMYSLSPGERAWSKRAPMGTARYGHYLSVLRGAVFAFLGRYEPFSEIERYDPSTDQWTRLRSLPYDRFCYGLAVVEETVLLLGGLKWRDSRQVPTRNVVGYDLDLDRWEDIGCVLPWAWSGLRCAVLQLEEGGEETREGEPGEALDLVLG; encoded by the coding sequence ATGAGTTACTTTCTGTCTTACTGCAAAGCCCATGGCGGCTCTCTTCTCACCAGCTACCAGGCCCTACGTGCTGAGGGCTTCTTGTGCGATGTGACACTGGAGACTGAGGGCAATGAGTTCCCAGCGCACAGGTCACTTTTGGCATGCTCCAGCGACTACTTCAAGGCCCTGTTCAAGAGTCACACTCAGGAATCACAGGCTCGTGTAATTCACCTGCAAGTACCATCGGCGGCCGGCCTGCAGCGCCTGCTGGACTTCATCTATACTGCCTGGCTGCCCCTGTCCATGGACACTGTGGAGGACACTCTGGAGGCTGCCAGCTACCTGCAAGTCACGGGGGCCTTGGGGCTGTGTGGCCACTACCTGGAACGTCAGCTTAACCCAGAGAATTGCTGCTTCACCGCCAATGTGGCTGCTCGCTTTGGCCTGGCTCGCACCCTAGGTGCAGCCGAGCACTGCATTGTGCGCCACCTGCGGGAGCTGCTACTGATGGGCCCTGGCCCCTCAGGGCTACTGGAACTCAACCCTATATCAATGAAGGTTGTGCTGGGTGCCCCTGATGTGGCACGGGTGGCTGAGACGAGGCTGCTGGGTCTGGCACTAGCCTGGCTGAAGCAGGAGCCTGCGACCCAGCGCCTGGCACACAGTTCAACACTGCTTGGATGTATCCGCTTTGGCTTGGTGCCTGCAGGTGTTCTGAGGCGCGTATACTCAGGCTCCGGTCTTAATTTACCTACGCGGATCAAGGGCCTCATCATCCAGGCCCTCAATTATCATACAGCACCTTCCCGCCAGCCACTCCTACAGGAAGAACAGACTAGTATCCGGAGTGCCCAGACCCGCATCCTGCTGGTTGGTGGTCTCAGAGCTAGGGAGACTGTTACTGAAGAAATTGTGGTCCTGCCAGAGGTAGTTAGGAATCGGCGCCCTGCACCTGAaccagaggaagaagaggaagaggaggaggaagagatggaagagaaagagtGGGAGCTCACCCAGGATGTGGTGTCCTTCGATGTGTACAACCACAGCTGGCGCAGACTGACACGGCTGCCCGCACCTCTCCTAGGCCACAGTGTGTGTACCATGGGCAACTTCCTATTTGTCCTTGGAGGGGAGAGCCTTTCTGGTAGCCCATCTAGCTCCCTGGCAGATGGCCCAAGGTCGGTTACAGCCTTAGTGCACCGTTATGACCCGCGCTTCCACACTTGGACAGAGGTGCCCGCCATGCGAGAAGCGCGGGCCTACTTCTGGTGTGGAGTGGTAGGTGACAGTCTCCTGGCTGTTGGGGGTCTGGGCTCCTGTGGCGAGGCACTGGCCTCAGTGGAGATGTACGACCTGCGCAGGGACCGCTGGATGGCAGCTGGGGAGCTGCCTCGGGCACTGCATGGTCACGCGGGTGCCGTTGGGGACCACGGTGTTGTGTACATCTCCGGGGGCAAGgctgggagaggagaaggaggcacAAGTAGCCTCCGGGATATGTACTCCCTTAGCCCCGGAGAAAGGGCATGGAGTAAGAGGGCACCCATGGGCACGGCTCGCTATGGGCATTACCTTTCGGTGCTTCGAGGTGCAGTGTTTGCCTTTTTGGGAAGATATGAGCCCTTCTCTGAGATCGAACGCTATGACCCCAGCACAGACCAGTGGACTCGGTTGAGGTCACTACCCTACGACCGATTCTGCTATGGACTTGCTGTGGTAGAGGAGACAGTGCTGCTGCTGGGCGGTCTCAAGTGGAGGGATTCACGCCAGGTGCCAACCCGTAACGTAGTGGGCTATGACCTTGACCTGGACCGTTGGGAAGACATAGGCTGTGTGCTCCCCTGGGCGTGGAGTGGCCTTCGGTGTGCAGTGCTGCAGCtggaggaaggtggggaggagacAAGGGAGGGAGAGCCTGGAGAGGCACTAGATTTAGTGTTGGGTTGA